In Tautonia rosea, the genomic window ACCATCCTGATGGCGAACTCGATGACCGTCTGGAGCTTCGGCATCAGGTGATTCGACTGATTCGGTCGTTTCGTCCCGATCTGATCATCACGCATCGCACCACTGACTACCATCCTGACCATCGCGTTACTGGCTTGCTTGTGCAAGACGCTTCCTATCTCCTTACCGTTCCTGCAATCTGTCCCGACGTGCCTCACCTGAGGCAATCGCCAGTAATCCTCTCATTCTCCGACGCCTTCACCCGACCGTGTCGCTTCGAGCCGCATCTCGTGGTGAACATCGAGGAGAAACTCGATCTGATTGTGGCCATGCTGCATTGTCACCAATCGCAATTCTACGAATGGCTTCCCTACAATGCTGGTCATCCGGAGGAGGTGCCAACCGGGGAGGAGGCTCGGAAGAACTGGCTCGCCGATCGCTTTCGACAGCGCATTGCACCGCTCGCAGATCGTTATCGTGATCTGGTGATCCGTACCTATGGTGACGTCGAGGGGAAACGGGTCCGGTACATTGAGGCATTTGAGGTTTCGGAATTTGGGGCTCTGCTCGACAGAGAGGCACGAGCCAGGCTATTCCCATTTCTGCCCCGCAGTTCCGATCCAGTTGCATCTATTGACCGGAAACGATGGGTCGATCTTCCCGAAGGATCGTGAGGCGGCGTTAAAGGTGCCTTGAAACCACTTCGGCGGGCAAACACTCGTCGCACCATGCAGACTCGGTGAATTCCATGTCACGAACGAATCGGCGAAAATTCTTTGAAGAATCGATGATTGCCGCAGCAGCGGTATCGAGCCTTGCGACGGGACCTCGGGAACCTCGGCTCAGTGCTCAGCAGGCAACACCGACCACTCCCAATGACACCATTCGACATGCGGTGATTGGTTGTCGCATCCGAGGTCGGGTCCATGCCTCTCAGTTCGGGCGGCAGAATGGAGTCGAAATTGCCTATGTGTGCGATCCCGATCGGGTGCTTGCGGAGGAGCTCGCAGAGACTGTCGAGAAGGACCAAGGACGCCGTCCCATGGTAGTTCAGGACCTTCGTGTAATTTTCGACGATTCCCACGTGGACACCGTCTCGATCGCAACACCGAATCACTGGCATGCACTGGCCGCCATTTGGGCCATGCAGTCAGGAAAGCATGTTTATGTTGAAAAGCCGGTCACCCACACGGTTTGCGAGGGCCGGCGCATGGTTCAGGTAGCTCAAAAGACGGGGCGGCTCTGTCAGGCAGGAACTCAAAATCGCTCCAGTGGTGCCCTGGCTGCCGCCGCGGCCTATCTCCGAGACGGCAAACTCGGCGATGTTACGTTCGCCCGAACCATCATTTATGGCCAGCGAAGCAGCATCGGTCCGCGAGGAATTTACGAGGTACCAGAGCAGATAGACTACAACCTGTTCCTGGGTCCTGCGGCCAATGAACCCCTGACTCGCCCGAGATTGCACTACGACTGGCACTGGAACTGGAACACGGGCAACGGTGAACTCGGGAACAACAATATTCACTATATCGACATCTGTCGGTGGATCATGGGTCTCTCTGGCCTGGGAAACCTGGTGCTCAGTGTTGGTGGTAGGCTTGGTTACGAGGATGCTGGAGAAACACCGAACACTCAACTTGTTGTCCATCAGTTTGAAACGAAAACGATCGTTCAGGAAGTCCGGGGGCTGAAGACCGACCCCTTCAGTTCCATTTTCCAGGCCGGATCGATCATCCACGGTACCGAGGGTTTTCTAGCCGGATCGTCCCTATTCGACCCTGATGGAAATCTGGTTCAGACGTTTGAGGGTCCGTCAGAAAATCACTTCGTCAATTTCGTTGAGGCTGTACGCAACGGTCGACGAGAGGAATTGAACGCCGACATTCTGGAAGGCCACCTGTCGAGTGCGCTTTGCCATGTCGGCAATCTCTCGTACCGGCTCGGGACGAATAGGCCTCCTCAAGAGATCGCCGACCAGCTCGAGGATTACGGACTGCATGACGAAGTCGCCCAGACGTTTGATCGAATGGTCAACCACCTTCGAGACAACGAGATCGATCTCGACGCGACCCAACTCACACTGGGGCCGCTCCTGTCGATCGATTCCGATCAAGAGCGGTTTACGGACTCCTCAGAGGCCAACGTCCTTCTTTCTCGGGAGTATCGTACCCCGTTCGTCGTTCCAGAGGCGCATGAGCTGTGACAGCCTGAATCGGCAGTTCCGCTGAGAAACCCTCAGGGGCGATGATTGGAGGTCCTCCACTCAGTCGATCAAACCTGGTTCAAGAGACCAGGCGAACTTAACTGAACCGCGTCCCTCGCACACAGGAGTTCCCATGAACCCTATGATTCGCATTCAGAGAAACGCGTTTCGAATCTCCTTTCATGTTCTGGCAGCGGCCCTCCTGCTGACCTCGCCAGACCCAAGCGTCATTGCTTCGGCGACAACCGAGGAGCGTCCTTCGACACACACGTCATTGATCCGGGTGGCCGCAGCTCAACCACGGAATCGGACGATCGATTTCCTGCTGAGCCCTTTGGAAGCTCTTGATCAGGTTGACCGTTCGATCGAGGAATTGGAGCAACTCGTTCACCTGGCCGGTTCCAAGGGTTGTGATGTCCTGGCGTTTCCCGAAGACACCCTTGGACTTCTCAACTGGGAGGCGGCCAACCCAGAGAAACTCGATCAGGTGCTTCCCACCGCGGTGGCTCGGATGCTCGCAAAACTCGGCGATGCGGCCTCATCGCATCAGATGTATCTGGTGCTCTGTAACGACACGATCGACACGGACGGCAACCTGTACAACATGTCGTTTTTCCTCGGGAGAGACGGCAACGAAATCGGACGCTATCGCAAGGTCAATCTAACCATGGCTGAGCAATCGCGGTCACGAGGTGAGAGTTTCCCGGTGTTTTTGACTCCGGACATGGGCACCGTGGGCATGTTGATCTGTTATGACATGGTCTTCCCCGAGGCGGCGCGTTGTCTTGCCCTCCAGGGAGCCGATCTTGTGTTTCATCTGACGCTCGGCGGTGCGGCCATCGGTGACGAAGACGTGAGCCTTGCTGCGTTTCGCACACGGGCCGTGGAAAACTTCATTTACCTGGTCGTGGCCAACCGCGGTGAGGGAAGTATGATCATTGCTCCCACAGGAACGATCCTCGCCACAGCAGAGGGTCCCGACTCACTTGCGGTTGCCGACATTGACCCTTCCACTGGACGAGAGGCTGGCGATGCCATGAACCTTCAGGCAGATATGCGTGGTCGGCTCTTTCGGGAGCGTGTTCCCGGGGCTTACAAGATCTTGACCGACCCCAGGCCTCCGGTCCTTGAGAAGGTCCAGTCCAATGTGACAACCGAGGAAGCCATCCGAATTATGGCAACCGTGTTGACCACCGGCGAGTCGCGCTTCAACGACGCCGTTGCCCTTGGCCGCACTGAGGAAGCGATCCGCATCTTTGAGCAGCTTTGCATCGAGTGTCGCACGTCCTGGATTGATCGCGCTGCCCAGAAGTATTTAAATGATCTTCGGAAACAATAATCCCCATCCAACCGCTGATACCGAACTAATTAACATAAAAACGCTTTCCAAAAACATGATTTTTTCTAGACCTGATTGATGACACTGGAGCCAATGCATCATCCGATGCCCGAGTCTTATTCGATGGTGTCGGGAAGTATGGGGGGTGCGATCGGCTCGGCGTTCGGGAGTGGAGGAGGAAGGATCCACTCGGTCGGGGTCGCGGGAGAGGGGAGGGATTCGGGCCTCCCCATTGCAAAATAAAGACGAACCTGGGCCCGATTGTAGTCGAGCACGGAATCGAGATACGCTTGCCTGGCTCGAGCAAGGGCCTGGATCGGTTGGAGGACCTCGATTGGGCGGGTCGCTTCGGGAAGCCCAGCTCCTCGGCGGATATTGGCAATATTCAGCTCAAGTGATCGGATGGCGTCGGGCACTGCCCGTTCCGCCTCGGCGATTTGGCGAGATGCTGCACGTCGCATTTTCTCGGCCTGGACCACTTCAGCTGCCACCTGGTCCTGGACCTGGAGGACCCGGAGTTTTGCTTCCCGATTTCGAGCGTCGGCCATCTTCATGTACGCTGCGTCTCCGACACCGAGCCCTCGGAGTTCCCAAAACACATTCACATCGGTATCAAAGCGGCCGTCAAAATTTCCGAAAAAGTCATTTCGGCCGCCACCATAACCTCCCCCGGAAACACGCGTCGCAAGGCTCGGAACGAACGGACGTAATCGAGCCTGTTTCAAGCGAATCAAGGTCGCTTCGACAAATTTCCGTTGTTCGGCAAGTTCAGGACGGTTCAGCAGGGCCGTTGTGATCAAGTCGTCTGGCGAGGTGTCGTCTGGAATGAAGCGGAGGATTGATTCGGGAGGCTCGACCGGCCTTACACGAATTCGTGGGTCGAGTCGAGTCCGTCGAGTCAACTCGGCGGATGCCATTTCGAGTAACCCAACTGCCTCGGCCACCTCTCTGCGTTGCAAATCCCGCTCCACGAGACTCCGACGATAATCCGCTTCGAGGCCGAGGCCCGTCCTGGCGAATGAGCTGGTCAGTTCGACAAGCACCTCGGCGTTCTCGGCTGCCTCCGAGGCGATCGCGAGTTTCCCCGAGGCAGCCTGAAGATCAAAGTATGCCTCTGCAACCCCTTGAATTGCATTGTTGACCGCGACCGAGACACCGGCACGCTCAGCATCAACTACCCGTCGGGCTGCCATTGGGAGAAAGATCGCGTCGGAGAGTCTCAAGATCGTTGAGAAGCCTCCCACGTTCGGCGGCCCGCCCGCAGGAACAGGACCGGAGATTCCGTCACCGAGTGCCGCCATCCCACCGACGAACAGGCTGCTTTTACTGATGGTTTGGACAGGCCCTTCGACAATTTGGGCCTGACCGTCGTGTCTCATCCACTGAGGGCCGTAATAGATGCTTGGGAGCCAGGCAGACCGCGCGAGTTGAAGCTCACCGAGTGCTTCCGCAACGCGTTGCCTGGCAATCTGAACTTCGATATCGCGGGCTCCGGCCAACCGTAAGGCATTACCCAGATCGATCGGAAAAACCGCCTGATCGGGAACGAGGGGCTTCCCCGGATCGTCCTGGACTCGAATTTCGGTCGAGAGAGTCGCCCCACCCGACGGTAAGGGAGAACGATCCTGCGGCTGGACAATCTGAGCGGCTTGGAGAGGAGTTCCTCGGAGTGCGGGAGGCAACATCCCTGACGACTCAATCTGAGATGCCGAGGTGGCAAGAACGCTCGGTTCCTGGGCGGCGATTGAGGATGAGAGACACCCTCCAACAAGGGGAATTCGCATGATGAGGCCGAGCAACATCCGTTGCGGAACGGCTCGGGGTGCGTTCCATCGCACGCATACCATGCGTTTCGACCTCCTTGACCTGTTCCGATCCATCCTGATCGTCGCTTGAACTCGCGATCTCAAGGACGATCATGCCCAGTTGCCCTTTCGTTATCGGTGCTCGATATCGAATATCATGAGCCGGTCCTCCAATTGACGTGTTCAGTACGATCATCACGATCCGTCGATTTTGAGACGCCTCGATCATTTGGGGGCTGACCAAGACGCTTTCTTTACGAGATCAGGTGGACGCTTCGATGACCTCGACGGGCTGGCCGGGTACGAGCGCCGAGGGGTCGGAGTCTACCACAGGTTCGATTTCCTGGAGCCCAGAGCGAATCTCGACGCGAGTCCCATCGTTAAGTCCGAGTTCAACAGCTCGACGCTGAACGCGACCATCGACGATCACCATACAGAAGGCTCCTTCCGTCCCATCAATCACGACCGCAGACGAGGGGAGGCTAAGGACGTCATCCCGCTGGTCAGCAATGATGGAAACGTAGACGTACAAACCAGGCTGGAGCATGCGATCAAGATTCTCCAGGTCGATCTCGGCCCGGAGGGTCCGGGTGGCACGATCGAGCGCCCAGGATGAGCGCGTTACACTTCCCTCAAACGTTCGACCCCCAAGAGCCTGGACACGAATCTCGGCTCGGTCTCCCGTGTTGATCAACGGAGCATCAACCTCGGGCACGCCGACGACCACGCGAACAACATCGGTTCGAGCGATCGAGAGCAATGGGTCTCGGGAACCACTGGGATCGGTCAGATGTCCGGTATCGATGAATCGTTTTGTGATTGTTCCCTCGAAGGGCGCAACAATTTGGGTAAACGACCGCATGGCTTCGGCATGACGAACGTCCGCCTGGGCAACCCTGAGATGGGCCTCGCCGACGAGCACGTCTGCCTGAGCTCGCAACAGTTCGGCCTTCGCTTGAAGGTGGCTGGCCTCGGCCAGTTGGATTTGGGCTACCACTTCGTCCCTGGATGCTCTCGCCGATTCCAGTTTGCTGAGTGTTTCATCGCGAAGCCCCTCGGTAATCGCTCGCTCGCTCACGAGGCGTTCGATCCGGTCAAATTCGGCCTGCCAGCGGGTGACCACGGCCTCGGAGCGTCGCATGGCGGCCTTGGCTTGTTCAATCCCGGCCAAGGCGGTGGCGACAGCCGCTTGAGCGACCTCAACCATTGCCTTGGTCTGATCGAGATCCGCGCGATCTTGCTCCAGATGAGCACGTTTACGGTCGAGTTCCGCGTCTAGTTCCGGGGCATCGAGTTCGGCAAGGAGTTGTCCCACCTCAACATGGTCTCCAAGGTCTACGGCCAAGGTCCGGACATAGCCGGAGACTTTCGCCAGTACGTCAGTGGTCTCGAAGGCCTCGATCTGGCCGGGTTCACTCGTGACGCGGCGAATGGTTCCCCGTTCGGGCATTACGGTAGAAACCCGCGCGATTGGGGGCTCGGATGTGGTCTGTGCTTGAACCGGAACGGCATCGCCAGCCGATCCGCAACCCGACAGAGGGACGAGCCCAGATACCAGCATCGAGATGAACAGCCATTGCGTGCATTGAAATCGGGAACGGATCATGACGTGGCTCCCGTGTCTCCTTTGGTCTCGCTTCGGGGATCGGGAATCGGAGCTTGAGAATTCGGTTTGGCAGTCACATCGCCTTGAGGCGGGAAGGATGGAGACAGCGTCGACTCCCGAACCTCAGGACTCGCCACGCCTTCCTGGAGCGTAGAGCTGAGGTGAGAAGAAGGAATACGGACGAAGTGAGGACTCTCCGGATCATCCGGATCAAGCGACGAGGAGTCCCGTCCCACTCGACCCTGAATCAGGGTGAACACGCTCGGGAGCACAAACAGTGTGGAGAGGGTGGCGAACGAGAGTCCACCAATTACAGCTCGACCGAGTGGGGCCGTCTGATCCCCGCCGTCTCCGATCCCGGAGGCCATGGGTAGCATGCCGACGATCATGGTGCCGCTCGTCATCAGGATGGCTCGTAACCGGCCGCGAGCACCAGCCACGGCGGCGTCTTGCGCGGAGAGGCGATCGACGATCCGGCTCCGCTCCGCGAAGGTGACAAGTAGAATCGCGTTGGAAACCGCCACACCGAAGACCATAATTGTTCCCATAAACGACTGAATGTTGATTGTCGTTGTTGTCATCCTCAAACCCACGACCACGCCGGCAATGACTGCGGGGCCAGCCGCCACTGCAACCAGAGCAAGACGGACCGACTGAAAGTTCGCTGTCAGTACAAGCAGGATCACCAGGACTGACATCCCCAGCCCCACTGCAAGACCGCTCAAGATCTCACGGAGAGGGACCAGTTGCCCTCGAACCGCTACGGTCACTCCCTTTGGCGGTTCGCCAGCTCGTTCGATCGCGCGGTCGACTGCCGCAGATGCCCGGCCAAGATCCATGCCGTCGAGGTTGGCCGTGAGAGTCAGGGTCCGTTTCATGTTGTATCGATCGAACTGTCCGGGAACGGAGGACCGCTCAACGCTGGCCACGTCTCGAAGCAGTAATGGGACGCCGTTTCCTTGAGCCTGACGAATCGGGATTGTTCTGATATCATCAAGCGAGGTCATTTCCTGATAAGGGATTTCGATCTGTACCTGATATCCGATCCCCGACTTTGGATCAGGCCAGTAGTTCGGAACAACAAAACGGCTGGACCATGTCGCTGTAATCAACGATCGAGAAATCTCTTCAGGAGTAATTCCACTGAGACCAGCTTTCTCGCGATCAATGGTGACCTGAACCGCAGGATAATCCAGTGTTTGACCGTAGCGAACATCACTCAGGCCAGGTGTGGCACTTAGTTCGG contains:
- a CDS encoding PIG-L deacetylase family protein, with translation MADHPPRIMLIGAHPDDADIKAGGTAAMWTDLGFVVRMVSLSDGRAGHHEMAGPELVTRRKAEAQAAAALIGASYEVLDHPDGELDDRLELRHQVIRLIRSFRPDLIITHRTTDYHPDHRVTGLLVQDASYLLTVPAICPDVPHLRQSPVILSFSDAFTRPCRFEPHLVVNIEEKLDLIVAMLHCHQSQFYEWLPYNAGHPEEVPTGEEARKNWLADRFRQRIAPLADRYRDLVIRTYGDVEGKRVRYIEAFEVSEFGALLDREARARLFPFLPRSSDPVASIDRKRWVDLPEGS
- a CDS encoding TolC family protein, whose translation is MLPPALRGTPLQAAQIVQPQDRSPLPSGGATLSTEIRVQDDPGKPLVPDQAVFPIDLGNALRLAGARDIEVQIARQRVAEALGELQLARSAWLPSIYYGPQWMRHDGQAQIVEGPVQTISKSSLFVGGMAALGDGISGPVPAGGPPNVGGFSTILRLSDAIFLPMAARRVVDAERAGVSVAVNNAIQGVAEAYFDLQAASGKLAIASEAAENAEVLVELTSSFARTGLGLEADYRRSLVERDLQRREVAEAVGLLEMASAELTRRTRLDPRIRVRPVEPPESILRFIPDDTSPDDLITTALLNRPELAEQRKFVEATLIRLKQARLRPFVPSLATRVSGGGYGGGRNDFFGNFDGRFDTDVNVFWELRGLGVGDAAYMKMADARNREAKLRVLQVQDQVAAEVVQAEKMRRAASRQIAEAERAVPDAIRSLELNIANIRRGAGLPEATRPIEVLQPIQALARARQAYLDSVLDYNRAQVRLYFAMGRPESLPSPATPTEWILPPPLPNAEPIAPPILPDTIE
- a CDS encoding Gfo/Idh/MocA family protein, which encodes MIAAAAVSSLATGPREPRLSAQQATPTTPNDTIRHAVIGCRIRGRVHASQFGRQNGVEIAYVCDPDRVLAEELAETVEKDQGRRPMVVQDLRVIFDDSHVDTVSIATPNHWHALAAIWAMQSGKHVYVEKPVTHTVCEGRRMVQVAQKTGRLCQAGTQNRSSGALAAAAAYLRDGKLGDVTFARTIIYGQRSSIGPRGIYEVPEQIDYNLFLGPAANEPLTRPRLHYDWHWNWNTGNGELGNNNIHYIDICRWIMGLSGLGNLVLSVGGRLGYEDAGETPNTQLVVHQFETKTIVQEVRGLKTDPFSSIFQAGSIIHGTEGFLAGSSLFDPDGNLVQTFEGPSENHFVNFVEAVRNGRREELNADILEGHLSSALCHVGNLSYRLGTNRPPQEIADQLEDYGLHDEVAQTFDRMVNHLRDNEIDLDATQLTLGPLLSIDSDQERFTDSSEANVLLSREYRTPFVVPEAHEL
- a CDS encoding carbon-nitrogen hydrolase family protein translates to MNPMIRIQRNAFRISFHVLAAALLLTSPDPSVIASATTEERPSTHTSLIRVAAAQPRNRTIDFLLSPLEALDQVDRSIEELEQLVHLAGSKGCDVLAFPEDTLGLLNWEAANPEKLDQVLPTAVARMLAKLGDAASSHQMYLVLCNDTIDTDGNLYNMSFFLGRDGNEIGRYRKVNLTMAEQSRSRGESFPVFLTPDMGTVGMLICYDMVFPEAARCLALQGADLVFHLTLGGAAIGDEDVSLAAFRTRAVENFIYLVVANRGEGSMIIAPTGTILATAEGPDSLAVADIDPSTGREAGDAMNLQADMRGRLFRERVPGAYKILTDPRPPVLEKVQSNVTTEEAIRIMATVLTTGESRFNDAVALGRTEEAIRIFEQLCIECRTSWIDRAAQKYLNDLRKQ
- a CDS encoding efflux RND transporter periplasmic adaptor subunit, giving the protein MPERGTIRRVTSEPGQIEAFETTDVLAKVSGYVRTLAVDLGDHVEVGQLLAELDAPELDAELDRKRAHLEQDRADLDQTKAMVEVAQAAVATALAGIEQAKAAMRRSEAVVTRWQAEFDRIERLVSERAITEGLRDETLSKLESARASRDEVVAQIQLAEASHLQAKAELLRAQADVLVGEAHLRVAQADVRHAEAMRSFTQIVAPFEGTITKRFIDTGHLTDPSGSRDPLLSIARTDVVRVVVGVPEVDAPLINTGDRAEIRVQALGGRTFEGSVTRSSWALDRATRTLRAEIDLENLDRMLQPGLYVYVSIIADQRDDVLSLPSSAVVIDGTEGAFCMVIVDGRVQRRAVELGLNDGTRVEIRSGLQEIEPVVDSDPSALVPGQPVEVIEAST